A genomic window from Terriglobia bacterium includes:
- a CDS encoding arginine decarboxylase, pyruvoyl-dependent, protein MAFVAKKIFLTKGVGKHRERLSSFELALRNAGIAACNIVRVSSIFPPNCKLISRSEGLKHIKPGQVAFTVISENSTKEPHRLIAASIGLALPADKSMYGYLSEHHSFGETEEVAGEYAEELAAEMLATTLNVEFDPDLSWDEKKEVYRISNKIVRTLNVTQSAVGDKRGLWTTVLGAAILIGEDD, encoded by the coding sequence ATGGCGTTCGTCGCAAAAAAGATCTTCCTCACCAAAGGCGTTGGCAAACATCGCGAAAGACTTTCGAGCTTCGAGCTCGCACTTCGCAACGCGGGGATTGCGGCATGCAACATCGTGCGCGTCTCCTCCATCTTTCCTCCCAACTGCAAGCTGATCTCGCGCAGCGAGGGGCTGAAGCACATCAAGCCGGGCCAGGTCGCCTTCACGGTCATCAGCGAGAATTCGACCAAGGAGCCGCACCGGCTGATCGCCGCCAGCATCGGCCTGGCGCTGCCCGCCGACAAGTCCATGTACGGCTATCTTTCCGAGCACCATTCCTTCGGGGAGACCGAAGAAGTCGCCGGGGAGTACGCCGAGGAGCTCGCGGCGGAAATGCTGGCGACCACGCTGAACGTGGAGTTCGATCCGGATCTGTCGTGGGACGAGAAAAAAGAGGTCTACCGGATTTCCAACAAGATCGTGCGCACGCTGAACGTCACGCAGTCGGCGGTGGGCGACAAGCGCGGGCTGTGGACCACCGTGCTCGGCGCGGCCATCCTCATCGGCGAAGACGACTGA
- a CDS encoding aldehyde dehydrogenase family protein, producing the protein MATAATLKPGVEVRARKLLINNEWTDSVSGKTFPTINPATGEEICRVAEADAADVDKAVRAARAAFEKGAWRKMSASQRGLLIYRLADLLEKHADELARLEALDNGKPYFIASVADLPLTIACYRYYAGWADKTEGKTIPVNGNYFSYTKHEPVGVCAQIIPWNFPLLMQAWKLAPALAAGCTVILKPAEQTPLTALRVGELILEAGFPPGVVNLLPGYGPTAGGALARHMDVDKVAFTGSTEVGHLIMKASAESNLKRVTLELGGKSPNIVFADADMDEAIEGSHQALFFNQGQCCCAGSRLFVEEKCYDEFVEKSVARAKKRTVGDPFDQTTEQGPQVDSDQFNKVMGYIEAGKQEKATLRTGGKRVGDKGYFIEPTIFADVKDDMKIAREEIFGPVMSILKFKDMDEVVERANKTMYGLAAAVWTRDITKAHAIADSVRAGTVWVNCFDVFDAGAPFGGFKQSGLGRELGEYGLANYTEVKTVTVKL; encoded by the coding sequence ATGGCGACAGCAGCTACGTTGAAACCCGGCGTCGAAGTCCGGGCCAGAAAGCTATTAATCAATAACGAATGGACCGACAGCGTCTCCGGGAAGACCTTTCCTACGATCAACCCGGCGACCGGCGAAGAGATCTGCCGGGTGGCGGAAGCGGACGCGGCGGACGTGGACAAGGCGGTGCGCGCGGCGCGGGCCGCGTTTGAAAAAGGGGCGTGGCGGAAGATGAGCGCCTCACAGCGCGGCCTGCTGATCTACCGGCTTGCGGACCTCCTCGAAAAGCACGCCGACGAACTGGCCCGTCTGGAAGCCCTGGACAATGGAAAGCCGTACTTCATCGCTTCGGTCGCCGATCTGCCGCTGACCATCGCCTGCTACCGGTACTACGCCGGCTGGGCGGATAAGACCGAGGGCAAGACGATCCCGGTCAATGGGAATTACTTCAGTTACACCAAGCACGAGCCGGTGGGAGTTTGCGCGCAGATTATCCCGTGGAACTTTCCGCTGCTGATGCAGGCGTGGAAGCTGGCTCCGGCGCTGGCCGCCGGGTGCACGGTGATACTGAAGCCCGCGGAGCAGACGCCGCTGACGGCCCTGCGGGTGGGCGAGCTGATTCTGGAGGCGGGATTCCCGCCGGGGGTCGTCAACCTGCTGCCGGGGTACGGGCCGACGGCGGGCGGGGCCCTCGCGCGGCACATGGACGTGGATAAGGTGGCGTTCACGGGCTCGACCGAAGTGGGGCACCTGATCATGAAGGCTTCCGCGGAATCCAACCTGAAGCGGGTGACGCTGGAGCTGGGAGGAAAGAGCCCGAACATCGTCTTCGCGGATGCGGACATGGATGAAGCTATCGAAGGATCGCACCAGGCGCTGTTCTTCAACCAGGGGCAGTGCTGCTGCGCGGGATCGCGGCTCTTCGTGGAGGAGAAGTGCTACGACGAGTTCGTGGAGAAGAGCGTGGCCCGAGCCAAGAAGCGGACCGTGGGCGATCCGTTCGACCAGACCACCGAACAGGGCCCGCAGGTGGACAGCGATCAGTTCAACAAGGTCATGGGTTACATCGAGGCCGGGAAGCAGGAGAAAGCCACGCTGCGGACCGGCGGAAAACGCGTCGGCGACAAGGGGTACTTCATCGAGCCCACGATCTTCGCCGACGTGAAGGACGACATGAAGATCGCCCGGGAAGAGATCTTCGGGCCGGTCATGTCCATTCTGAAGTTCAAGGACATGGACGAAGTGGTCGAGCGCGCGAATAAGACGATGTACGGGCTAGCGGCAGCCGTGTGGACCAGGGACATCACCAAGGCTCACGCCATTGCCGACAGCGTCCGCGCGGGAACGGTGTGGGTGAATTGCTTCGACGTGTTCGACGCGGGAGCTCCCTTCGGCGGGTTCAAGCAGTCGGGGCTGGGCCGCGAACTCGGCGAATACGGCCTGGCCAACTACACGGAAGTCAAGACCGTGACCGTAAAACTCTAA
- a CDS encoding agmatine deiminase family protein, which produces MSARSAPGPAPGTPFFLGFRMPAEWERHEATWLAWPHELSDWPGKFAPVPWVYADIVRHLSRVERVYLLVENRAAEARVRSILKKSGANLDAVDFFRVPTDRGWMRDSGPICVKNAAGQVAGTHWAFNAWAKYDNYKKDAVSAARVNVRLKHRVWQPVHQGRRVVLEGGSIDVNGRGTLLTTEECLLSPVQARNPGVTRGELEEILREYLGATNVLWLKNGIAGDDTHGHVDDLTRFVNPTMVVTVVEEDPSDVNYAALQENLALLKTMKDQDGRALRVETLPMPAPVFFNGQRLPASYANFYIANKLVIVPTFSDANDRVALNTLTALFPGREVVGIPCRDLVLGLGTLHCMTQQQPAAG; this is translated from the coding sequence ATGAGCGCCCGGAGCGCGCCGGGCCCTGCGCCCGGAACTCCGTTTTTCCTGGGCTTCCGCATGCCTGCGGAATGGGAGCGGCACGAGGCCACCTGGCTGGCCTGGCCGCATGAGCTGAGCGACTGGCCGGGAAAATTTGCGCCGGTGCCGTGGGTGTATGCCGATATCGTGCGGCATCTTTCGCGAGTCGAGCGCGTCTATCTGCTGGTGGAGAACCGCGCGGCGGAAGCGCGGGTGCGTTCGATCCTGAAGAAGTCCGGGGCCAATCTCGACGCCGTGGATTTCTTCCGCGTTCCGACCGACCGCGGCTGGATGCGCGATTCCGGACCCATCTGCGTGAAAAACGCCGCGGGACAGGTGGCCGGCACGCACTGGGCCTTCAACGCCTGGGCCAAGTACGACAATTACAAGAAGGATGCCGTGTCCGCGGCGCGCGTCAACGTGCGGCTGAAGCACCGCGTCTGGCAGCCGGTGCACCAGGGCCGCCGCGTGGTGCTGGAGGGCGGGAGCATCGACGTGAACGGGCGCGGCACGCTGCTGACGACGGAAGAGTGCCTGCTGAGCCCGGTGCAGGCGAGGAATCCCGGAGTGACGCGCGGGGAACTGGAGGAGATCCTGCGCGAGTACCTGGGCGCGACGAACGTGCTGTGGCTGAAGAACGGCATCGCCGGGGACGACACGCACGGCCACGTGGACGACCTGACGCGCTTCGTCAATCCCACGATGGTAGTCACCGTCGTGGAAGAGGACCCCTCGGACGTCAACTATGCGGCACTGCAGGAGAATCTGGCTCTGCTCAAGACCATGAAGGATCAGGACGGGCGTGCGCTGCGCGTGGAGACGCTGCCCATGCCCGCGCCGGTGTTCTTCAACGGGCAGCGGCTGCCGGCGAGCTATGCGAATTTCTACATCGCAAACAAGCTGGTGATCGTGCCGACGTTCAGTGACGCCAACGACCGCGTGGCACTGAACACGCTGACGGCGCTCTTTCCCGGGCGCGAAGTAGTGGGAATTCCCTGCCGCGACCTGGTATTGGGGCTGGGCACGCTGCACTGCATGACGCAGCAGCAGCCGGCGGCGGGATAG
- a CDS encoding GAF domain-containing protein, whose amino-acid sequence MSATLVTELERLAEALGGEAGAECPISLATVAERVANAMGVRPDEVAILSISGRSRQLQFLSPEKLRNVGSIPVSSTSSLAARTARENRPEIVNNFPNTRHASVFEGVLLEGRDTAYAIQKIISAPILAEGKVIGVLQISRKGTSLRAAGPDFTPEELGRALALCRPLGKLLPHFAAA is encoded by the coding sequence ATGAGCGCGACACTGGTCACCGAGCTGGAACGCCTCGCAGAGGCCTTAGGAGGGGAGGCGGGGGCCGAGTGCCCCATTTCCCTGGCTACGGTCGCGGAGCGCGTGGCCAACGCCATGGGCGTACGGCCGGATGAAGTAGCCATCCTGTCGATTTCGGGACGGTCGCGGCAACTGCAGTTTCTGAGTCCGGAAAAGCTGCGGAATGTGGGGTCCATTCCGGTAAGCAGCACCAGTTCGCTTGCGGCGCGCACGGCGCGCGAAAACCGCCCGGAGATCGTGAATAATTTCCCGAACACGCGGCACGCCAGCGTTTTCGAAGGCGTGCTGCTGGAAGGCCGCGATACGGCATACGCCATCCAGAAAATCATCAGCGCCCCGATTCTGGCCGAAGGCAAAGTCATCGGCGTACTGCAGATCAGCCGCAAGGGAACGAGTCTGCGGGCGGCCGGACCGGACTTCACGCCGGAAGAACTGGGCAGAGCGCTCGCGTTGTGCCGCCCGCTCGGCAAACTGCTGCCACATTTCGCCGCGGCGTAG
- a CDS encoding GlsB/YeaQ/YmgE family stress response membrane protein codes for MFLVEFHHGLLGWLLIGLLAGWLAGKLSHGRGYGCLTNVALGLIGAVLGGWIFWKLGIFGGGFIYSLASATVGAVLLVAIARLFSGSST; via the coding sequence ATGTTTCTCGTGGAATTTCACCACGGACTTCTCGGCTGGCTGCTGATCGGGTTGCTGGCGGGGTGGCTGGCCGGCAAACTTTCGCACGGGCGCGGCTACGGGTGCCTCACCAACGTGGCGCTGGGGCTGATCGGCGCGGTGCTGGGCGGCTGGATCTTCTGGAAGCTGGGCATCTTCGGCGGCGGATTCATCTATTCGCTGGCCTCGGCGACGGTGGGCGCGGTGCTGCTGGTGGCCATCGCGCGCTTGTTCTCGGGATCCAGCACCTAG
- a CDS encoding succinate dehydrogenase, giving the protein MSAKVSRPDRSYLLRKLHSLSGIVPVGAFLAEHFWSNSTVLVSITKYNETSRELQTIPFRIFAEALLIWLPLLYHGCYGIHIWLRGKSNVSDYPWVGNWLYTLQRVTGLIAFVYIGWHVYAERFLTQGKSTYVDMERTLHNPYALAFMAVGIVASSFHFGIGIWNFLCKWGLAATVQAQRAAGRLGVLVGLTFSLVGILILVSFRLNWHPFEFYIK; this is encoded by the coding sequence ATGTCCGCAAAGGTATCCCGGCCTGACCGCAGTTATCTCCTGCGAAAACTTCATTCTTTGTCCGGCATCGTGCCTGTCGGCGCATTCCTCGCCGAGCATTTCTGGTCCAACAGCACGGTCCTCGTCAGCATTACTAAATACAACGAAACCTCGCGCGAGCTGCAGACCATTCCCTTCCGTATTTTTGCCGAAGCCCTGCTGATCTGGCTGCCCCTCCTGTACCACGGCTGCTACGGCATCCACATTTGGCTGCGCGGCAAGTCCAACGTTTCCGATTATCCCTGGGTGGGCAACTGGCTCTACACCCTGCAACGCGTGACCGGACTCATCGCCTTCGTCTATATCGGCTGGCACGTCTACGCCGAACGCTTTCTGACGCAGGGGAAATCCACCTATGTGGACATGGAGCGTACACTGCACAACCCGTATGCGCTGGCCTTCATGGCCGTGGGGATCGTGGCCTCGTCCTTTCACTTCGGCATCGGCATCTGGAACTTTCTCTGCAAATGGGGGCTGGCAGCGACCGTGCAGGCTCAGCGCGCCGCAGGGCGGTTGGGCGTGCTGGTCGGCCTTACGTTCAGCCTCGTGGGTATTCTGATTCTGGTGAGCTTCCGCCTCAACTGGCACCCCTTCGAGTTCTATATAAAATGA
- the sdhA gene encoding succinate dehydrogenase flavoprotein subunit: MRQPKIIIVGGGLAGLMATIRVAEAGVPVDLFSIVPVKRSHSVCAQGGINAAKNTKGEGDSTWKHFDDSIYGGDFLANQTLVKRMCEAAPGIIDLLDRMGVMFNRTPEGLLDYRRFGGTLYNRTAFAGATTGQQLLYALDEQVRRHEAEGKVRKYEGWTFLSAVLDDAGVCRGICGMDLKSMEVKVFPADAVIFCTGGVGAIFGRSTNSVVCTGSAQAALFQQGVDYANGEFIQVHPTAIPGEDKLRLMSESARGEGGRVWVPRNPGETRPAKSIPDAERFYFLEEWYPKYGNLVPRDIATRAIHRVVFQEKLGLAGQQAVYLDLTHIPRETLDRKLEGILEIYEKFLGVDPREEPMKVFPAVHYTMGGIWVNNEDQATNVAGVFAAGECEYQYHGANRLGANSLVSCIFGGGIAGPAAAKYAQSLEKGAESADPAIFERERKRQAAMNDALIKQDGSENPITIWKEMGDVMSEHVTVTRYNKNLELADGKLQALLARFKKVNLSDRTQWSNQTLNFTRELGNMLVLARVITLGALARNESRGAHYKPDFPDRDDANFLKTTRAKWVHGEIKLTYEAVDTSHLPPRPRRYDVAQ; this comes from the coding sequence ATGAGACAGCCAAAGATCATCATCGTGGGCGGTGGACTGGCAGGCCTGATGGCTACGATTCGTGTGGCCGAAGCCGGCGTCCCCGTGGACCTGTTTTCGATCGTTCCCGTCAAGCGCTCGCACTCCGTCTGCGCGCAGGGCGGCATCAACGCCGCCAAGAACACCAAGGGCGAAGGCGACTCTACCTGGAAGCACTTCGACGACTCCATCTACGGCGGCGACTTCCTCGCCAACCAGACGCTCGTCAAGCGCATGTGCGAGGCCGCGCCGGGCATCATCGACCTGCTCGACCGCATGGGCGTCATGTTTAACCGCACGCCCGAGGGCCTGCTCGACTATCGCCGCTTCGGCGGCACCCTCTATAACCGCACCGCTTTTGCCGGCGCCACCACGGGCCAGCAGCTGCTCTACGCTCTCGACGAGCAGGTGCGCCGCCACGAAGCCGAAGGCAAGGTCCGCAAGTACGAGGGCTGGACCTTTCTCTCCGCGGTCCTCGATGACGCCGGCGTCTGTCGCGGCATCTGCGGCATGGACCTCAAGTCCATGGAAGTGAAAGTTTTCCCCGCCGATGCGGTGATCTTCTGCACCGGCGGCGTCGGCGCGATTTTCGGCCGTTCTACCAACTCCGTGGTCTGTACCGGCTCCGCTCAGGCCGCGCTCTTCCAGCAGGGCGTGGACTACGCCAACGGCGAATTCATCCAGGTGCACCCCACGGCCATCCCCGGCGAGGATAAGCTGCGCCTGATGAGCGAATCGGCGCGCGGCGAGGGCGGCCGCGTCTGGGTGCCCCGCAACCCCGGAGAGACCCGCCCGGCCAAGAGCATTCCCGATGCCGAGCGCTTTTACTTTCTCGAGGAGTGGTATCCCAAGTACGGCAACCTCGTGCCGCGCGATATCGCCACCCGCGCCATTCACCGCGTCGTCTTCCAGGAAAAGCTCGGCCTCGCCGGACAGCAGGCCGTCTATCTGGACCTCACGCACATCCCGCGCGAGACCCTCGACCGCAAGCTCGAGGGCATTCTCGAAATCTACGAGAAGTTCCTCGGCGTGGATCCTCGCGAGGAGCCCATGAAAGTCTTCCCGGCCGTGCACTACACCATGGGCGGCATCTGGGTGAACAACGAAGATCAGGCCACCAACGTTGCCGGCGTCTTCGCCGCCGGCGAATGCGAGTATCAGTATCACGGGGCCAACCGTTTGGGCGCGAATTCCCTCGTTTCCTGCATCTTCGGCGGAGGCATCGCCGGGCCCGCTGCCGCCAAATATGCCCAGAGCCTGGAAAAGGGCGCCGAGAGCGCCGATCCCGCCATCTTCGAGCGCGAAAGAAAGCGCCAGGCGGCCATGAACGACGCGCTCATCAAGCAGGACGGCTCGGAAAACCCCATCACCATCTGGAAAGAGATGGGCGACGTCATGTCCGAACACGTCACCGTCACGCGTTACAACAAGAACCTGGAACTCGCCGACGGCAAGCTGCAGGCGCTCCTGGCCCGTTTCAAGAAGGTTAACCTGTCCGACCGCACGCAGTGGTCGAATCAGACGCTCAATTTCACGCGCGAGCTCGGCAATATGCTCGTTCTGGCGCGCGTCATCACCCTGGGGGCGCTGGCCCGCAATGAATCGCGCGGCGCGCATTACAAGCCGGACTTCCCGGACCGCGACGACGCCAATTTCCTCAAGACCACTCGCGCGAAATGGGTCCACGGTGAAATCAAGCTGACCTACGAAGCGGTGGATACGTCGCACCTCCCGCCGCGGCCGCGGCGGTACGACGTGGCACAGTAG
- a CDS encoding carbon-nitrogen hydrolase, whose translation MPEKFNIGLIQMTCGHDPAANLVKALGKIREAAQKGAQIVCLQELFRSQYFCQEENAEMFALAEPIPGPSSAALGKIAKELGVVVIGSLFERRAAGVYHNTAVVMNSDGTLLGKYRKMHIPDDPLYHEKFYFTPGDLGFVNFDTARGRLGVLICWDQWYPEAARLASLAGASVLFYPTAIGWHPAEKAQHGAAQVDAWRTIQRAHAIANGVYVAAVNRTGYEGTPESGLEFWGNSFVADPFGQVLAQASSDKEEILVVECDPQRCEETRRHWPFLRDRRIDAYQPILQRWLGE comes from the coding sequence ATGCCGGAAAAATTCAATATCGGGCTGATCCAAATGACCTGCGGCCACGACCCGGCCGCCAATCTCGTGAAGGCCCTCGGTAAGATCCGGGAAGCCGCGCAGAAGGGCGCGCAGATCGTGTGTCTACAGGAGCTGTTCCGCTCGCAGTATTTCTGCCAGGAGGAGAACGCGGAGATGTTTGCGCTGGCGGAGCCGATTCCCGGCCCTTCGAGCGCCGCCCTGGGAAAAATCGCGAAGGAGCTGGGCGTAGTGGTGATCGGGTCGCTGTTCGAGCGGCGCGCCGCCGGCGTCTACCACAACACCGCGGTGGTGATGAACAGCGACGGGACGCTGCTTGGCAAATACCGCAAGATGCACATCCCGGACGATCCGCTGTACCACGAGAAGTTTTATTTTACGCCGGGCGACCTGGGCTTCGTGAATTTCGACACGGCGCGCGGGCGCCTCGGCGTGCTGATCTGCTGGGACCAGTGGTATCCGGAAGCGGCGCGCCTGGCGAGCCTCGCCGGCGCAAGTGTCCTCTTCTATCCCACCGCCATCGGCTGGCACCCGGCGGAGAAGGCGCAGCACGGCGCGGCGCAAGTGGACGCCTGGCGCACCATCCAGCGCGCGCACGCCATCGCCAACGGGGTGTACGTCGCCGCGGTGAACCGCACGGGCTACGAGGGCACGCCGGAAAGCGGGCTGGAGTTCTGGGGTAATTCGTTCGTGGCCGATCCCTTCGGACAGGTGCTGGCGCAGGCTTCCAGCGACAAGGAAGAGATTCTCGTGGTGGAATGCGATCCGCAGCGCTGTGAGGAGACCCGGCGCCACTGGCCGTTTCTGCGCGACCGGCGCATCGACGCCTACCAGCCGATCCTGCAGCGGTGGCTGGGCGAATGA
- a CDS encoding deoxyhypusine synthase family protein, translating into MAKSKKTVTGRVLHDPVKDKLRPIFPLDLSKCRTIDALVRAMGDTAFTGRQVGDAADVLEAMARDKDCFVVLTLSGALTVGKMGLIFCDLIESGVVNAIVSTGALMAHGLVEATGHSHFRYNKNMDDKALFHAGYNRVYDSLEPEVNLDHVEEVMDHILDRWDANEVVSSHKLHRKIGEFLVMHSKGRGILKSACQHNVPVFVPAFTDSELGIDFALHKFVRQKQKRPLLRFDPFADFEMFADTMLATKRMGIFTIGGGVPRNWTQQFGVYAELLARRGYKKMPLKRYNYGLRICPEPDFWGGLSGSTYTEAVSWGKFVPPEEGGRFAEVFDDATVALPLVVGAVLERIGYFKKKK; encoded by the coding sequence ATGGCGAAATCCAAAAAGACAGTGACGGGGCGGGTCCTGCATGACCCGGTGAAAGACAAGCTGCGGCCCATCTTTCCGCTCGACCTGTCCAAGTGCCGCACCATCGACGCGCTGGTCCGCGCCATGGGTGACACGGCCTTTACCGGGCGCCAGGTCGGCGACGCCGCCGACGTTCTCGAGGCCATGGCTCGCGACAAGGACTGTTTCGTCGTCCTGACCCTTTCCGGCGCGCTCACCGTCGGCAAGATGGGCCTGATCTTCTGCGACCTGATCGAATCCGGGGTCGTCAACGCCATCGTCTCCACCGGCGCGCTCATGGCCCATGGCCTCGTCGAGGCCACCGGCCACTCGCACTTCCGCTACAACAAGAACATGGACGACAAGGCGCTCTTCCACGCCGGCTACAACCGCGTCTATGACTCCCTCGAGCCGGAAGTCAACCTCGACCACGTGGAAGAGGTCATGGACCACATCCTCGACCGCTGGGATGCGAATGAGGTGGTGAGCAGTCATAAGCTCCACCGTAAGATCGGCGAGTTCCTCGTGATGCATTCCAAGGGCCGCGGCATCCTCAAGTCCGCCTGCCAGCACAACGTCCCGGTCTTCGTTCCGGCATTCACCGATTCCGAGCTGGGCATCGATTTCGCCCTGCACAAGTTTGTCCGGCAGAAGCAGAAGCGGCCGCTGCTGCGTTTCGATCCCTTCGCGGATTTTGAGATGTTTGCCGACACCATGCTGGCCACCAAGCGCATGGGCATTTTCACCATCGGCGGCGGCGTCCCGCGCAATTGGACGCAACAGTTCGGCGTTTACGCGGAGCTGCTCGCCCGCCGCGGCTACAAGAAGATGCCGCTCAAGCGCTACAACTACGGTCTGCGCATCTGCCCCGAGCCGGACTTCTGGGGCGGTCTCAGTGGCAGCACCTACACGGAAGCCGTCTCCTGGGGCAAGTTTGTCCCGCCGGAAGAGGGAGGCCGCTTCGCCGAGGTCTTTGACGACGCTACAGTGGCCCTCCCGCTGGTCGTCGGCGCGGTCTTGGAGCGCATCGGCTACTTCAAAAAGAAGAAGTGA
- a CDS encoding ribonuclease J yields MSNSKASLTAIPLGGLGEFGMNMMALRYGDDIIVIDSGMMFPESELLGVDLVIPDITYLKQNRAHVRAILLTHGHEDHIGGLSYILRDLNVPVYGTRFTLALAKKRLEEAGLLQSTKMREVLPGRKVEIGPFEIEFIAVTHSTIDCVALAVRTPVGVIIHTGDFKIDQTPVDGAPFDLHAFARYGNEGVLALFSDSTNVERPGFTPSERVVVPRLEELCRMAPRKVVLSCFASSIHRIQQVIEIAQRVGRKIAFVGRSMVDNVEIAHSMDCLRIPDGIVVRPQDIRAFDQKRLLVLASGSQAEPMSSLSRIAVDNHRFVTVDENDTVILSARIIPGNDKAIFRMLDHMFRRRALVYYDNSGGTIHVSGHGSQEEQKLVLQLVRPRYFIPIHGEYRQLFRHAALAHQLGVVSGEILLIEDGQPIEFTADGARRIEPVTAGRVCVDSGSLEEIEEVVIRDRKHLSEDGVVVPIIAIDKHTGKLESQPEIVTRGFLPSDNGQEIVSGAREVILRTVEQSNAEEKSDWGVIKEKIRVDLKKYISKQTSKRPLILPVILEI; encoded by the coding sequence TTGAGCAATAGTAAAGCCTCCCTCACTGCTATCCCCCTCGGCGGCCTAGGCGAATTCGGCATGAACATGATGGCGCTCCGCTACGGAGACGACATCATCGTAATCGATTCCGGAATGATGTTTCCGGAGTCCGAACTGCTGGGCGTAGACCTGGTCATACCGGACATCACCTACCTGAAGCAGAACCGCGCGCACGTCCGCGCCATCCTGCTGACGCACGGGCACGAAGACCACATCGGCGGGCTGTCCTACATCCTCCGCGACCTGAACGTGCCGGTGTATGGCACGCGGTTCACGCTGGCGCTGGCCAAAAAGCGGCTGGAAGAAGCGGGGCTGCTGCAATCCACCAAGATGCGCGAAGTGCTGCCCGGGCGCAAGGTGGAGATCGGACCCTTCGAAATCGAGTTCATCGCCGTGACGCACAGCACGATCGACTGCGTGGCGCTGGCGGTGCGCACGCCGGTCGGGGTGATCATCCACACCGGAGATTTCAAGATCGACCAGACGCCGGTGGACGGAGCGCCGTTCGACCTGCACGCGTTTGCCCGCTACGGAAACGAAGGCGTGCTGGCGCTGTTCAGCGACAGCACCAATGTGGAGCGCCCGGGGTTCACGCCGTCGGAGCGGGTGGTAGTGCCGCGGCTGGAAGAGCTGTGCCGGATGGCGCCGCGCAAGGTGGTGCTTTCCTGCTTCGCCTCGTCGATTCACCGCATCCAGCAGGTGATCGAGATCGCGCAGCGGGTGGGGCGCAAGATCGCGTTCGTCGGCCGCAGCATGGTGGACAACGTGGAAATCGCACACTCTATGGACTGCCTGCGCATCCCCGACGGGATCGTGGTGCGTCCGCAGGACATCCGCGCATTCGACCAGAAGCGGCTGCTGGTGCTCGCGAGCGGGAGCCAGGCCGAACCGATGTCTTCGCTCTCGCGCATTGCGGTGGACAATCACCGCTTCGTGACCGTGGATGAGAACGACACGGTCATCCTTTCGGCGCGCATCATTCCCGGCAACGACAAGGCCATCTTCCGCATGCTGGACCACATGTTCCGGCGGCGCGCGCTGGTCTATTACGACAACAGCGGAGGCACGATCCACGTCTCCGGCCATGGCAGCCAGGAAGAGCAGAAGCTCGTCCTGCAGCTCGTGCGGCCGCGCTACTTCATTCCCATCCACGGCGAGTACCGGCAGCTCTTCCGGCACGCGGCACTGGCGCACCAGCTGGGCGTGGTCTCCGGAGAGATTCTGCTGATTGAAGACGGGCAGCCCATCGAGTTCACCGCGGACGGGGCGCGGCGCATCGAGCCGGTAACGGCCGGGCGGGTTTGCGTGGATTCCGGGTCGCTCGAAGAGATCGAAGAGGTGGTGATCCGCGACCGCAAGCACCTTTCCGAGGACGGTGTCGTCGTACCGATCATCGCCATCGACAAGCACACCGGCAAGCTGGAATCGCAGCCGGAAATCGTGACCCGCGGCTTCCTGCCGAGCGACAACGGGCAGGAGATAGTCTCCGGAGCGCGCGAAGTGATCCTGCGCACGGTGGAACAGTCCAACGCCGAGGAAAAAAGCGATTGGGGCGTCATCAAGGAAAAGATCCGCGTGGATCTGAAGAAATACATCAGCAAGCAGACCTCCAAGCGGCCGCTGATTCTGCCGGTGATTCTGGAGATTTAG